The following coding sequences are from one Roseburia hominis A2-183 window:
- a CDS encoding MazG nucleotide pyrophosphohydrolase domain-containing protein — MEDFSINEMQKMQRSLQDKYKDRWEPICPETGQNKMLWMVGEIGEVIDIVKKHGAVNALTQEELRKDLVEEMADVLMYYNDVMLCYGITADELKQAYTGKFEKNMKRW, encoded by the coding sequence ATGGAAGATTTTAGTATAAACGAAATGCAGAAAATGCAGAGAAGCTTGCAGGATAAGTACAAGGACAGATGGGAACCGATCTGTCCGGAAACAGGACAGAACAAGATGCTTTGGATGGTTGGCGAAATAGGTGAAGTGATTGATATTGTCAAAAAGCATGGTGCAGTGAATGCCCTGACACAGGAAGAATTGAGAAAAGATCTGGTTGAGGAAATGGCTGATGTTCTTATGTACTACAATGATGTCATGCTCTGTTACGGAATTACGGCAGATGAATTGAAGCAGGCATATACCGGGAAGTTTGAGAAGAACATGAAGCGTTGGTAA
- a CDS encoding methyltransferase family protein translates to MIIKIVTISLMAVFYICYFAKLISQKKQGIKTGQLGKGKEGFVKFIEVALKIITYLLPVIQIISIVFYSETAHIVLQFTGVVITMFGVLAFIVSVTQMKENWRAGVQKEEKTNLVTTGIYSISRNPAFLGFDLMYIGILFSFFNWFLCFATGFAVVFFHLQIVNVEEDFLIEAFGNEYLQYKSKVCRYLGRKR, encoded by the coding sequence ATGATAATAAAAATTGTTACAATTTCACTGATGGCAGTGTTCTACATCTGCTATTTTGCAAAGCTGATTAGTCAGAAAAAGCAAGGCATAAAGACAGGCCAATTAGGAAAAGGAAAAGAGGGATTTGTCAAATTTATAGAAGTAGCTCTTAAAATAATCACATATTTGCTTCCTGTAATACAGATTATCAGTATTGTCTTTTATTCAGAAACAGCACATATTGTGTTGCAATTTACAGGAGTTGTAATAACAATGTTCGGTGTACTTGCTTTTATTGTTTCTGTTACACAGATGAAGGAGAATTGGAGAGCAGGTGTGCAAAAAGAAGAAAAGACCAATTTGGTAACAACGGGCATCTATTCTATTAGCAGAAATCCTGCATTTTTGGGTTTTGATTTAATGTATATAGGAATATTGTTTTCGTTCTTTAATTGGTTCCTTTGCTTTGCCACAGGTTTTGCAGTGGTATTTTTTCATTTACAGATAGTCAATGTAGAGGAAGATTTTTTGATAGAAGCATTTGGAAATGAGTACCTGCAATACAAATCAAAAGTATGCCGATATTTAGGAAGAAAAAGATAA
- a CDS encoding DUF6061 family protein, producing MRTIFAEYNPHRNSIDIYTSAGYMLRIDCWEAEKDLKTTPGSDCALNALAIDKPLEYAKLYLDGTMQIWVDAEDSLELW from the coding sequence ATGAGAACAATATTTGCAGAATACAATCCACACAGAAACAGCATTGATATTTATACTTCTGCTGGTTATATGCTCCGCATTGACTGTTGGGAAGCCGAAAAGGATTTAAAAACCACACCCGGATCAGACTGTGCATTGAACGCACTTGCCATTGATAAACCGCTTGAATATGCAAAATTATATCTTGATGGAACAATGCAGATATGGGTAGATGCAGAAGATTCATTAGAACTATGGTGA
- a CDS encoding DUF3879 family protein: MNISGLGNTYNGINTNSKQYKALKEKGRLSGIMQNEAMMSAEERLIYETFGGRDTIIKNLMKQFDSDGDLLNANGVAGMDVTGKGTSWQQLTSVSEEYRQKMFDNVKREFIKENGISNGDTTKRSDIFKDYQLSVSKDKRLSGTWTLEQYEGQYRAAMYAAVKSANPNWKPGQKFDTSILDNVKRESVESTLVKNGNRLVRNSIDVSV, from the coding sequence ATGAATATCAGCGGATTAGGCAATACCTATAATGGTATTAACACAAATAGTAAACAATATAAGGCTTTGAAAGAAAAAGGCCGGTTATCTGGTATTATGCAAAATGAAGCCATGATGTCAGCAGAAGAAAGATTGATATATGAAACATTCGGTGGAAGAGATACCATTATTAAGAATCTGATGAAGCAATTTGATTCGGATGGCGATTTACTGAATGCAAATGGAGTGGCGGGAATGGATGTTACCGGAAAAGGTACATCATGGCAGCAGCTCACGAGTGTATCCGAGGAATATCGTCAAAAGATGTTTGATAATGTGAAGAGGGAATTTATTAAGGAAAACGGTATTTCAAATGGTGATACAACTAAGCGTTCAGATATTTTTAAGGATTATCAGTTAAGCGTAAGTAAAGACAAACGTTTAAGTGGTACATGGACTTTAGAGCAATACGAAGGACAGTATAGAGCTGCTATGTATGCAGCAGTGAAATCAGCTAATCCAAATTGGAAACCGGGACAAAAGTTTGATACAAGCATTCTTGATAATGTCAAAAGAGAATCAGTGGAATCTACTCTTGTCAAAAATGGTAATAGGTTAGTTCGCAATTCTATTGATGTATCAGTATAG
- a CDS encoding RNA polymerase sigma factor, which produces MIDDEKIIEMFFERSEQGIRELDIKYGKACHNLSYHIVGSRQDAEECVNDAYLGAWNAIPPARPNPLLSYLLKIVRNISLKIYWRKEAAKRSSHYTIALEEIEACIADQKNIEEEIEVRELACIIESFLDTLTIENRVIFMRRYWFSDSYKDIAEFVGLSEKNISVRLTRIREKMKQYLIEREVFV; this is translated from the coding sequence ATGATAGACGATGAAAAAATCATAGAAATGTTTTTTGAGCGTTCGGAACAGGGCATACGGGAACTGGACATAAAATATGGAAAAGCCTGTCACAATCTTTCCTACCATATAGTAGGGAGCAGACAGGACGCGGAGGAATGTGTAAACGACGCTTATTTAGGTGCATGGAACGCCATTCCCCCAGCACGACCTAACCCATTGTTGTCGTATCTTTTGAAAATCGTTCGGAATATTTCGCTCAAAATCTATTGGAGAAAGGAAGCAGCCAAACGAAGCAGTCATTACACGATTGCTTTGGAGGAAATTGAAGCCTGTATTGCAGACCAGAAAAACATTGAAGAAGAAATCGAGGTCAGAGAGTTAGCCTGTATCATTGAGTCTTTTTTAGACACGCTGACTATCGAAAACCGCGTTATCTTTATGCGCCGCTATTGGTTTTCCGACAGCTACAAGGACATAGCCGAGTTTGTAGGGCTTTCAGAAAAAAATATTTCTGTCCGGCTGACCCGTATCCGCGAGAAAATGAAGCAATACTTGATTGAAAGAGAGGTATTCGTATGA
- a CDS encoding DUF6033 family protein, whose protein sequence is MAITGINNSSYTSYYASGYKNTVKKAACDIQKTKENSQVSKTEESQEDYVKKLQEKNPQIDIVAGSSDKNVKTANRTGKTDVRIAPEILNRMMSNPEVATKYENMLSKIPALDRWADSMIKSMTGSEVKYRQVWIDKDGNMGSMVITGPSEEQKKADEDRKIEKKKENEQKLAERRAERKEKMKKIQEDRRTIFAIGTDMKSITENVVAQAVGTAPSIGGSCDVKA, encoded by the coding sequence ATGGCAATTACAGGTATCAATAACAGCAGTTACACATCGTATTATGCATCAGGTTACAAGAACACGGTTAAAAAGGCAGCTTGTGATATTCAAAAAACAAAGGAAAATTCACAGGTGAGCAAAACAGAAGAGAGTCAGGAAGATTATGTAAAAAAATTGCAGGAAAAAAATCCTCAAATAGATATTGTGGCAGGAAGTTCGGATAAAAATGTAAAAACAGCTAATCGTACAGGAAAAACAGATGTGAGGATTGCTCCTGAGATTTTAAATAGGATGATGAGTAATCCAGAGGTTGCCACAAAATATGAAAATATGTTGTCAAAAATTCCAGCATTAGATAGATGGGCTGACTCAATGATTAAATCAATGACTGGTAGTGAAGTTAAGTATCGTCAGGTATGGATAGATAAGGATGGTAATATGGGCTCCATGGTTATTACAGGACCAAGCGAAGAACAAAAAAAGGCTGATGAAGATAGAAAAATCGAGAAAAAGAAAGAAAATGAACAAAAACTTGCAGAACGGAGAGCTGAAAGAAAAGAGAAGATGAAGAAAATTCAGGAAGATAGACGCACAATATTTGCAATTGGTACGGATATGAAAAGCATTACAGAGAATGTTGTAGCACAGGCAGTAGGTACAGCTCCATCTATCGGAGGAAGTTGTGATGTTAAGGCATAA
- a CDS encoding DUF6040 family protein: MIEECRDKQRQAEQERDYALSHQKKVEIPVEKPVLYQKCGNCKQTAYLKAKEKYDMQREKLAGRYKTKTAMYEALMFLLIWYSVSTTLFQMIRSKIFISDCVVFFDTIATFTQTIAGWVVLAGKNVAQISDGISNPVVAGIINWLIRILICGGCLVGVGILLAFIEIKIAGLYKKYCWDMITIMVILVSMAIAIYFGDWIKEVLPINLLFLLLFVQLVYVGIRWYVKGWRENRGYV; encoded by the coding sequence ATGATAGAGGAATGTCGAGATAAGCAGAGACAGGCAGAACAGGAACGGGATTATGCACTCTCCCATCAGAAAAAAGTAGAGATACCGGTTGAAAAGCCGGTACTCTATCAAAAGTGCGGGAATTGTAAACAGACAGCTTATCTGAAAGCTAAGGAAAAGTATGATATGCAGAGGGAAAAACTGGCAGGCAGATATAAAACAAAAACAGCCATGTATGAAGCATTGATGTTTCTGCTGATATGGTATTCCGTATCAACTACTCTTTTTCAGATGATACGGTCAAAAATATTTATTTCTGATTGCGTGGTATTCTTTGATACAATCGCAACTTTCACACAGACCATTGCTGGCTGGGTTGTACTGGCAGGAAAGAACGTGGCACAGATTAGTGATGGAATATCCAATCCTGTCGTTGCTGGAATTATAAACTGGCTGATAAGAATATTGATTTGCGGTGGATGTCTGGTGGGTGTGGGAATACTTTTGGCATTCATCGAAATAAAGATTGCAGGGCTATATAAGAAATACTGTTGGGATATGATTACCATAATGGTGATACTTGTAAGTATGGCAATAGCTATCTACTTTGGGGATTGGATAAAGGAAGTATTGCCAATCAATCTGCTATTTCTCTTATTATTCGTGCAACTGGTATATGTTGGAATCAGGTGGTATGTAAAGGGATGGCGGGAAAACAGAGGTTATGTTTAA
- a CDS encoding MobA/MobL family protein has translation MAIFHFTVKIVGRSKGKSVISASAYLNGDVMKNEETGRISYYTSKKEVVYTSLMMCENAPPEWLHVPEENIKRFQQSIRYKRADDKDAALEKFKITFQKQRLWNEVLKIEKNADAQLGRSFEFSLPKEWSRQEQIDYTTEYIQKTFVDEGMCADWSIHDKGDGNPHVHLLVTMRPFNPDHSWGSKEVKDWDFVRDTDGNIVVDESHPDWWQDKKNPDRHGIRIPVLDENGVQKVGARNRKQWKRVLTDATGWNNPKNCELWRSEWAKMCNRHLSIDNLIDHRSYERQGKLKVPTIHEGADARKIEEKYLTGQIRKGSWKVEENQMIKKQNALLQKVIATFGKVSGALSMWREWLNDIRRKQRSNSHDGSNDYTDRGTAEYHGRDASGDTGKGREADVLSGAGRTIAAIRERIVRAATNLTGYRRTVDASGRKDRPDTETHRRKSAMAGIGTEIKQREPAIAETEQRITELEQQLEKGRLIDERIKKLKERRSTGRVASADRADAGRTRPERPDYQGTESAARRIADLEREVKQREQNREHSSLKERLEENKRIVAERERENTHRPSHDRGMSR, from the coding sequence ATGGCGATATTTCACTTTACAGTAAAGATTGTCGGGCGCAGTAAAGGAAAATCTGTCATATCCGCATCGGCATATCTTAATGGAGATGTGATGAAGAATGAGGAAACAGGCAGAATCAGTTACTATACTTCCAAAAAGGAAGTCGTCTACACCAGTCTGATGATGTGCGAAAATGCACCTCCTGAATGGCTGCATGTACCGGAAGAAAATATAAAAAGGTTTCAACAGTCTATCCGTTATAAAAGAGCGGATGATAAAGATGCCGCACTGGAAAAGTTTAAAATCACATTTCAGAAACAGCGTCTATGGAATGAGGTATTGAAGATAGAAAAAAATGCAGATGCACAGCTTGGACGCTCATTTGAATTTTCCCTGCCGAAAGAATGGAGCAGACAGGAACAGATTGATTATACAACCGAATATATTCAAAAGACTTTCGTGGACGAGGGAATGTGTGCCGACTGGAGCATACACGATAAGGGCGACGGGAACCCACATGTGCATTTACTTGTAACCATGCGACCATTCAATCCAGACCACTCATGGGGCAGCAAGGAAGTCAAGGACTGGGATTTTGTCAGAGATACTGACGGAAATATCGTGGTTGATGAATCCCACCCGGACTGGTGGCAGGATAAGAAAAATCCAGACCGTCATGGAATCCGTATTCCGGTACTTGATGAAAACGGAGTACAGAAAGTCGGGGCAAGAAACAGAAAACAATGGAAAAGGGTTCTGACTGACGCTACCGGCTGGAACAATCCAAAGAATTGTGAGTTATGGCGAAGCGAATGGGCAAAGATGTGTAACCGGCATTTATCCATAGACAATCTGATTGACCACCGCTCTTATGAAAGACAGGGCAAATTGAAAGTCCCTACGATTCATGAGGGTGCAGATGCAAGGAAGATTGAGGAAAAATATCTCACCGGGCAGATAAGGAAAGGTTCATGGAAGGTCGAGGAAAACCAGATGATAAAAAAACAAAATGCACTGCTGCAAAAGGTAATTGCAACCTTTGGTAAGGTATCCGGTGCATTGTCGATGTGGAGGGAGTGGTTGAATGACATTAGAAGAAAGCAAAGAAGTAATTCCCATGATGGAAGCAATGATTACACAGATAGAGGAACAGCAGAATATCATGGCAGAGATGCTTCAGGAGATACAGGAAAAGGACGAGAAGCTGATGTGCTTTCAGGAGCAGGAAGAACGATTGCAGCAATTAGAGAAAGAATTGTCAGAGCTGCTACAAATCTTACCGGATACAGAAGAACTGTTGATGCTTCTGGAAGAAAAGACAGACCAGATACAGAAACTCACAGACGAAAATCAGCAATGGCAGGAATTGGCACAGAAATTAAACAGCGAGAACCGGCTATTGCAGAAACAGAACAGCGAATTACTGAACTTGAACAGCAATTAGAGAAAGGAAGGTTGATTGATGAACGAATTAAGAAACTCAAAGAGCGACGATCAACTGGAAGAGTTGCTTCTGCTGACAGAGCAGATGCAGGAAGAACTCGACCAGAAAGACCGGACTATCAGGGAACTGAAAGTGCAGCTCGACGAATCGCTGACCTTGAACGAGAAGTTAAACAGCGAGAACAAAACAGAGAACATTCAAGCCTTAAAGAACGACTTGAGGAAAACAAAAGAATTGTTGCAGAGCGAGAAAGAGAAAACACACACCGTCCAAGCCATGATAGAGGAATGTCGAGATAA
- a CDS encoding helix-turn-helix domain-containing protein, whose product MTERKIALSIEEAADYTGIGRNTLRKLVEWKKLPVLKVGRKVLIKTDILEKFMEANEGRDLRDKGNVKTVTRNVAT is encoded by the coding sequence ATGACGGAAAGAAAGATTGCATTATCCATCGAGGAAGCAGCCGACTATACAGGAATTGGCAGAAACACTTTGAGAAAGCTGGTTGAATGGAAGAAACTTCCGGTATTAAAAGTCGGAAGAAAAGTCCTTATTAAAACTGACATTCTGGAAAAGTTCATGGAAGCCAACGAGGGGCGAGATCTGAGGGATAAAGGAAATGTAAAAACTGTCACAAGAAATGTGGCAACTTAA
- a CDS encoding helix-turn-helix domain-containing protein: MKDKELRKLIGSRAKQRRLELNLTQPYVAEKMGVTASTILRYENGSIDNTKKMVLEGLSEALHVSIEWLRGETDEYETDITDKKELQIRDAMGDILKQLPLDLSKKEDAFSKDLLLLMLKQYNLFLESFQFACKNYKGNTNEADIAKVMGFESNDEYNEIMFLREITHTVNAFNDMADIVRLYSKKPEMAEQRLENLLSEVLYEDSDSV; encoded by the coding sequence ATGAAAGATAAAGAACTACGCAAGCTGATAGGCAGCAGGGCAAAACAGCGTCGTCTGGAATTAAATCTGACACAGCCTTATGTTGCAGAGAAGATGGGAGTTACCGCTTCCACAATCCTGCGTTATGAGAATGGTTCGATTGACAATACCAAAAAGATGGTGCTGGAAGGTCTTTCGGAAGCACTTCATGTATCTATTGAATGGCTCAGAGGGGAAACCGATGAATACGAAACCGATATTACGGATAAGAAAGAATTACAGATTCGTGATGCAATGGGCGATATTCTCAAACAGTTACCTCTCGACCTTAGTAAAAAGGAAGATGCTTTTTCCAAAGATTTACTGCTGTTGATGTTAAAGCAATATAACCTGTTTCTGGAATCATTCCAGTTTGCCTGCAAGAATTACAAGGGCAACACGAATGAAGCTGATATTGCAAAAGTAATGGGGTTTGAATCGAATGATGAATATAACGAGATTATGTTTCTCCGGGAGATCACCCACACTGTTAATGCCTTTAACGACATGGCAGATATCGTAAGGCTTTATTCCAAGAAACCGGAAATGGCAGAACAAAGGCTTGAAAATCTTTTATCAGAAGTTTTGTATGAGGATTCCGATTCGGTATAG
- a CDS encoding tyrosine-type recombinase/integrase: protein MAKGSVRKKGKKWYYRFYVEDASGNLVQKEYAGTESKSETEKLLRQAMDDYESKKFVAKTDNLTVGELLDMWAEEELKVGTLSNGTVENYLGAIRCIKKHPIAERKLKTVTAEHLQAFLDLLTFGGEFPDGKVRKGYSKDYIHSFSAVLQQAFRFAVFPKQLITFNPMQYIKLKKQAEDVDLFSDDEVEEGIQPISHEDYERLIEYLKVKNPPAILPIQIAYYAGLRIGEVCGLTWQDINLEEQCLTIKRSIRYDGTKHKNIIGPTKRKKVRIVDFGDTLTEILKTARKKQLKSRMQYGELYHRNFYKEAQDKNRVYYEYYHLDGTEEIPVDYKEISFVCLRPDGCLELPSTLSIACRSVAKRLDGFENFHFHQLRHTYTSNLLSNGAAPKDVQELLGHSDVSTTMNVYAHSTRKAKRNSARLLDKVAGND from the coding sequence ATGGCAAAAGGATCTGTAAGAAAAAAAGGAAAGAAATGGTACTACCGCTTCTATGTAGAAGATGCAAGCGGCAATCTGGTTCAGAAAGAATACGCTGGAACAGAAAGTAAAAGTGAAACGGAAAAACTGCTCCGTCAGGCAATGGATGATTACGAAAGCAAGAAATTTGTCGCAAAGACAGATAATCTTACTGTAGGAGAACTTCTTGATATGTGGGCGGAAGAAGAACTGAAAGTCGGAACACTCAGCAATGGTACAGTGGAAAATTATCTTGGTGCAATCCGTTGTATCAAGAAACATCCGATTGCAGAACGCAAATTAAAAACCGTTACTGCTGAACATTTACAGGCATTTCTCGATCTGCTTACATTCGGTGGGGAATTTCCAGATGGAAAAGTGAGAAAAGGATACAGTAAAGATTACATCCATTCCTTTTCAGCAGTATTACAACAGGCTTTCCGGTTTGCAGTATTTCCAAAACAGTTGATTACTTTTAATCCTATGCAGTATATTAAGCTGAAAAAACAGGCAGAGGATGTGGATTTATTCTCAGATGATGAGGTAGAAGAAGGCATACAGCCTATTTCCCATGAAGATTATGAGAGACTGATAGAATACCTCAAAGTAAAGAATCCACCTGCAATCCTGCCAATCCAGATCGCATACTATGCGGGACTTCGTATCGGTGAAGTTTGCGGATTGACATGGCAGGACATCAATCTTGAAGAACAATGCCTGACCATTAAAAGAAGTATCCGCTATGATGGCACAAAACATAAAAACATCATCGGACCGACCAAGCGAAAGAAAGTAAGGATTGTTGATTTTGGCGATACTCTGACTGAAATACTGAAAACCGCCAGAAAAAAACAGCTTAAAAGCCGGATGCAGTATGGTGAACTTTACCACCGCAATTTCTACAAGGAAGCACAGGACAAAAACAGAGTGTATTATGAATATTATCATCTGGACGGAACCGAAGAAATCCCGGTAGATTACAAGGAAATCTCCTTTGTCTGCCTGAGACCGGACGGATGTCTGGAACTGCCAAGCACACTCAGCATTGCCTGCCGATCAGTTGCAAAAAGGCTGGACGGATTTGAGAATTTCCATTTCCACCAGTTGCGACACACCTACACAAGCAACCTCCTCTCAAACGGAGCTGCCCCAAAAGATGTGCAGGAACTGTTAGGGCACTCTGATGTCAGTACCACAATGAATGTCTACGCCCACTCTACAAGAAAGGCAAAGCGGAACTCCGCCAGACTTCTTGATAAAGTGGCAGGCAACGACTAA
- a CDS encoding FprA family A-type flavoprotein, protein MYNVRKVTEDIVWVGASDRRLALFENIFPIPRGVSYNSYVLLDEKTVLLDTVDASVAGQFFENLEHVLDGRKLDYLIVNHMEPDHCAMIGDLVRRYPEVQVVGNTKTFGMIKQFFGTDFAERAVTVKEGDTLATGAHTLHFVMAPMVHWPEVMVTYDEKDKVLFAADGFGTFGALNGNIFADEVDFDRDWLDDARRYYTNIVGKYGASVQALLKKASGLEIAVICPLHGPIWRENLGYILEKYQKWSTYEAEDQAVVILYATMYGNTASAADALAGRLAAKGVKKIAVYDVSNTHVSELISEIFRASHVVFAAPTYNGGIYPVMENLLADMKALAVQNKTVALMENGTWAPTTAKQMREKLAELKNVTILDTQITIKSAMAPEQEGQLEALADAIVASMDKQ, encoded by the coding sequence ATGTACAACGTAAGAAAAGTGACTGAGGATATTGTTTGGGTTGGAGCCAGTGACAGAAGACTGGCGCTGTTTGAAAATATATTTCCAATTCCGCGCGGGGTATCCTACAACTCTTATGTATTATTGGATGAGAAGACGGTACTTTTGGATACAGTCGATGCGTCCGTGGCGGGACAGTTTTTTGAAAATCTGGAGCATGTGCTCGACGGACGGAAACTGGATTATCTGATTGTCAATCACATGGAACCGGATCACTGTGCGATGATCGGGGATCTGGTGCGCCGTTACCCGGAAGTGCAGGTGGTCGGAAACACCAAGACATTTGGAATGATAAAACAGTTCTTCGGAACGGATTTCGCGGAGAGAGCCGTGACGGTAAAAGAGGGAGATACGCTTGCAACCGGTGCGCATACATTGCACTTTGTGATGGCGCCGATGGTACACTGGCCGGAGGTAATGGTAACCTATGATGAGAAGGACAAGGTGCTTTTTGCTGCGGACGGATTCGGAACGTTTGGCGCATTGAACGGCAATATTTTTGCGGATGAAGTCGATTTTGACCGCGACTGGCTGGATGATGCCAGAAGATATTACACGAATATCGTCGGAAAGTATGGTGCATCGGTGCAGGCATTGTTAAAGAAAGCCTCCGGGCTGGAGATCGCAGTGATCTGCCCGCTCCACGGACCCATCTGGCGGGAGAATCTGGGCTATATTCTGGAAAAATATCAGAAGTGGAGCACCTATGAGGCGGAGGATCAGGCGGTTGTGATTCTGTATGCAACGATGTACGGTAACACGGCATCGGCGGCGGATGCGCTTGCAGGAAGACTTGCGGCAAAGGGCGTGAAGAAGATTGCCGTTTATGATGTCTCGAACACCCATGTGTCGGAGCTCATCAGTGAGATCTTCCGCGCAAGCCATGTGGTGTTTGCAGCGCCGACTTACAACGGAGGCATCTATCCGGTGATGGAGAACCTGCTCGCCGACATGAAGGCACTTGCGGTTCAGAACAAGACCGTAGCACTGATGGAGAACGGCACCTGGGCACCGACGACGGCAAAGCAGATGAGAGAAAAACTGGCGGAACTGAAAAATGTGACGATTCTGGATACGCAGATCACCATAAAATCGGCGATGGCACCGGAGCAGGAAGGACAGCTTGAGGCACTTGCGGATGCGATCGTAGCGAGCATGGATAAGCAGTAA